In the genome of Fulvivirga maritima, one region contains:
- the prmC gene encoding peptide chain release factor N(5)-glutamine methyltransferase, translated as MKYIISEVKVEESLEEISSIAHIILEHVFDINRTEIILDRSVNFSKAREKELNRILKRLNDNEPIQYIIGESDFYGRTYTVGPGILIPRSETEELIQLVLSENKGKKIRFLDIGTGSGCIPITIAKELKGARASAIDFDPRVIKVARKNAERHEAAVEFLLIDILKEPIPLTGLDVIISNPPYVLESEKAQMKPNVLEYEPERALFVKDDDPLLFYRRIAELAKQALKEGGTLYFEINEKYGEEVKMLLEVMDYTHVEVVKDIYGKDRIVRATNYIDISSF; from the coding sequence TTGAAATATATCATTAGTGAAGTGAAGGTAGAAGAGTCTTTGGAAGAAATATCCAGTATAGCTCACATTATTTTAGAACATGTTTTTGATATTAATAGAACGGAAATTATTCTCGATCGTTCGGTTAATTTTTCTAAAGCCAGAGAGAAGGAGCTCAACCGTATTTTGAAAAGACTGAATGATAATGAGCCTATACAATATATTATTGGGGAAAGTGATTTTTATGGTAGAACTTATACTGTAGGGCCAGGCATACTTATTCCGCGTTCGGAAACGGAAGAGCTTATTCAGCTAGTCTTAAGCGAAAATAAAGGGAAGAAAATTCGCTTTTTAGATATTGGTACCGGCAGTGGTTGCATACCTATTACTATAGCAAAGGAGCTCAAAGGAGCCAGAGCCAGTGCCATAGATTTTGATCCCAGAGTAATAAAAGTGGCAAGAAAAAATGCAGAAAGACATGAGGCCGCTGTAGAATTTTTACTGATCGATATCCTAAAAGAACCTATTCCGCTTACAGGGTTAGATGTGATAATTAGTAATCCGCCGTATGTGTTGGAGAGTGAAAAGGCGCAAATGAAGCCCAATGTGCTGGAATATGAGCCGGAACGAGCCCTTTTCGTAAAGGATGATGATCCTTTGCTTTTTTACCGACGCATAGCAGAGCTGGCCAAACAGGCATTGAAAGAAGGCGGCACTCTATATTTTGAAATTAATGAGAAGTATGGTGAAGAGGTGAAGATGCTTTTAGAAGTGATGGACTATACACATGTAGAGGTAGTGAAAGATATTTACGGTAAAGACAGAATAGTAAGAGCTACCAACTACATTGATATAAGCAGTTTTTAA
- the ribD gene encoding bifunctional diaminohydroxyphosphoribosylaminopyrimidine deaminase/5-amino-6-(5-phosphoribosylamino)uracil reductase RibD: MNKDEQYITRAFDLALNGVGKVSPNPLVGCVIVHNDTIIGEGWHQQYGGPHAEVNAINNVSNKDLLPESTVYVTLEPCSHFGKTPPCADLLVKHNVKKVVIANMDPNPLVGGKGIEKLENAGIEVITGILEEKGLKINKRFFTGLKHKRPYIILKWAQTHDGFVARKNYDSKWISNEHSRKLVHKLRSEEDAIMVGTNTAQYDNPKLNVRSWQGRNPTRVVIDKQLRLPYTQALFDHSQYTICYNLVKDEESELITYVKLEENNFIESLLHNLYERDLRSVIIEGGSLLLNTFIDKGLWDEALVFTSFQTFEEGIEAPTISGLVEVKELAGDKLLVYKNLRNG; this comes from the coding sequence ATGAATAAAGACGAACAATATATAACCAGAGCCTTTGATTTGGCTCTAAACGGTGTAGGCAAAGTAAGTCCTAATCCGCTTGTAGGGTGCGTAATAGTACATAATGACACTATTATTGGAGAAGGTTGGCACCAGCAATACGGCGGTCCACATGCAGAAGTTAATGCTATTAACAATGTCAGTAACAAGGACTTACTGCCAGAGTCTACCGTGTATGTAACATTAGAACCTTGCTCTCATTTTGGCAAAACCCCTCCCTGCGCTGACCTATTGGTTAAACATAATGTAAAAAAGGTGGTGATTGCTAATATGGACCCCAATCCTTTAGTGGGAGGTAAAGGCATAGAAAAATTAGAAAATGCCGGAATTGAGGTAATCACTGGTATATTAGAAGAAAAAGGCCTTAAAATAAATAAAAGGTTTTTTACCGGTCTTAAACATAAGCGACCATATATAATACTGAAGTGGGCCCAAACTCACGATGGCTTTGTGGCAAGAAAAAATTATGACTCCAAATGGATTAGCAATGAGCACAGCAGAAAGCTCGTGCATAAATTAAGGTCAGAGGAAGATGCCATAATGGTAGGCACCAATACTGCCCAATATGACAACCCTAAGCTAAATGTACGCTCATGGCAAGGCAGAAATCCTACTCGCGTAGTTATAGATAAGCAATTGCGCTTGCCCTATACTCAAGCACTATTTGATCACTCGCAATATACCATCTGCTATAACCTGGTTAAAGATGAAGAAAGCGAGCTTATCACTTATGTAAAGCTGGAAGAAAATAATTTTATAGAGTCTTTATTACACAACTTATATGAGCGAGATTTGCGCTCTGTAATTATAGAGGGAGGCTCTCTACTACTTAATACATTTATTGATAAAGGCTTATGGGATGAAGCACTAGTCTTCACCTCATTCCAAACTTTTGAAGAAGGTATAGAAGCCCCTACTATTAGTGGATTAGTAGAAGTAAAAGAGCTGGCAGGTGACAAGCTCTTAGTATATAAAAATTTAAGAAATGGCTGA
- a CDS encoding GAF domain-containing protein, whose amino-acid sequence MAEELIINSEASKKEKYEELLPQIEGLVTGEDDLTANLANIAAALKYGMNFFWVGFYLVKEEELVLGPFQGPIACTRIRKGKGVCGSTWEKKETILVPNVDEFPGHIACSSDSKSEIVLPALKNDEVFLILDIDSDKVNDFDEIDQKYLTKLMTIIESKL is encoded by the coding sequence ATGGCTGAAGAATTGATCATTAACTCCGAAGCGAGTAAAAAAGAAAAGTATGAGGAGCTATTACCTCAAATAGAAGGGTTGGTTACTGGCGAAGATGATCTCACTGCTAACCTGGCCAATATAGCTGCCGCCCTAAAATATGGAATGAATTTCTTTTGGGTAGGCTTTTATCTGGTGAAAGAAGAGGAGCTGGTATTAGGGCCCTTCCAAGGACCAATAGCGTGTACCCGTATAAGAAAGGGCAAGGGGGTTTGCGGTTCTACCTGGGAAAAGAAGGAAACTATCCTCGTACCCAATGTAGATGAATTTCCCGGGCATATTGCCTGCAGCTCAGACTCTAAATCAGAAATTGTGCTGCCTGCCCTTAAAAACGATGAAGTGTTCCTTATTCTGGATATCGATAGTGATAAGGTGAATGATTTTGATGAGATAGATCAGAAATACCTCACTAAATTGATGACCATTATTGAGTCAAAGTTATAA
- a CDS encoding phosphatidylserine decarboxylase family protein, producing the protein MTIHKEGRVLLAVMLIVLIIINAVVLYAFPARPIIFNVTLAASLILFLLILQFFRHPKIVSPIDEKHVLAPADGKVVVIEETTETEYLKDKRLQISIFMSPVNVHVNRMPVKGIVEFFKYHAGKYLVAWHPKSSTENERTTLVVKTGKGVPVLVRQIAGAMARRIKWYVKEGQEFEQGEEFGFIKFGSRVDVFLPLDAKVKVNIGEKTKGGRTVLAEI; encoded by the coding sequence GTGACGATACATAAAGAAGGAAGAGTACTGCTAGCAGTGATGTTAATAGTTTTAATAATTATTAACGCGGTGGTGCTGTATGCCTTTCCTGCAAGGCCGATTATATTTAATGTTACTCTGGCTGCCAGTTTAATACTCTTCTTACTGATTCTTCAGTTTTTCAGGCACCCAAAAATTGTGTCTCCAATAGATGAGAAACATGTTTTGGCTCCTGCAGATGGTAAAGTGGTGGTGATAGAAGAAACCACTGAAACGGAGTATTTAAAAGATAAAAGACTACAAATTTCAATATTTATGTCTCCGGTTAATGTGCATGTTAATCGAATGCCAGTAAAAGGAATTGTAGAGTTTTTTAAATATCATGCAGGTAAATATCTGGTAGCCTGGCACCCTAAGTCAAGTACTGAAAACGAACGTACTACTTTGGTGGTGAAGACAGGCAAAGGTGTACCGGTATTAGTAAGGCAGATAGCTGGTGCTATGGCCCGAAGAATAAAATGGTATGTGAAAGAAGGCCAGGAGTTTGAGCAAGGTGAAGAATTTGGATTTATTAAGTTTGGCTCCAGAGTCGATGTTTTCTTACCCTTAGATGCTAAGGTAAAAGTAAACATAGGAGAGAAAACCAAAGGCGGCCGTACCGTGCTTGCTGAGATTTAA
- a CDS encoding Glu/Leu/Phe/Val family dehydrogenase: protein MGYIEPAPIKDEKNPFEAMMSRFHIASQILGLDDEVYNVLKSPAKQVIVSLPITMDDGSIRVFEGFRVIHSNILGPSKGGIRFDPGVNIDEVKALAAWMTWKCAVVDIPYGGAKGGIKCNPREMSSGEIERLMRAYTLSMTEIFGPDRDIPAPDMGTGPREMAWLMDEYSRTQGMTVNSVVTGKPLVLGGSLGRTEATGRGVMVSALAAMEKLKINPYKATCAVQGFGNVGSHAALLLEERGVKVVAISDLSGAYYNSNGINIEEAIAYRNDNRGSLEGYLGAEKIDGDEILGLEVDVLVPAATEDVITSQNVESIKARLIVEGANGPTSAKADTVINDKGIMVAPDILANAGGVTVSYFEWVQNRLGYKWTGERVNRRSDRIMKDAFDNVYKTSKEYNVSMRIAAYVVAIDKVAKTYKYRGGY, encoded by the coding sequence ATGGGTTATATTGAACCAGCTCCAATAAAGGACGAGAAAAATCCTTTTGAGGCGATGATGTCTAGATTTCATATTGCCTCTCAAATTCTAGGATTAGATGATGAGGTGTATAACGTGCTCAAGTCTCCGGCTAAGCAGGTTATTGTTTCATTACCTATTACTATGGATGATGGGTCTATAAGAGTTTTTGAAGGTTTCAGAGTAATACACTCTAATATATTAGGGCCTTCAAAAGGAGGTATCCGGTTTGATCCCGGAGTGAATATTGATGAAGTAAAGGCCCTCGCAGCCTGGATGACCTGGAAATGTGCCGTGGTGGATATTCCTTATGGTGGTGCCAAAGGAGGGATTAAGTGTAATCCAAGAGAGATGTCTTCTGGAGAGATAGAAAGGCTTATGAGAGCTTATACCCTTTCTATGACTGAAATATTTGGGCCTGATAGAGACATACCTGCACCTGATATGGGAACAGGACCGAGAGAAATGGCCTGGTTAATGGATGAATACTCTCGTACTCAAGGTATGACTGTAAACTCTGTAGTAACCGGAAAGCCTTTAGTGCTAGGAGGTTCTTTAGGAAGAACTGAAGCTACCGGACGAGGTGTAATGGTTTCTGCTCTGGCAGCTATGGAGAAATTAAAAATTAATCCTTACAAAGCTACTTGTGCAGTGCAAGGTTTTGGTAACGTTGGTTCGCACGCAGCTCTATTGTTAGAGGAAAGAGGAGTGAAAGTAGTGGCCATCAGTGACCTTTCTGGTGCTTATTATAATAGCAATGGAATTAACATAGAAGAAGCTATTGCTTATAGAAATGATAATAGAGGTTCTTTAGAAGGATACTTGGGAGCTGAAAAAATTGATGGTGATGAAATTTTAGGACTGGAGGTAGATGTATTAGTGCCTGCAGCTACTGAAGATGTTATTACTTCTCAAAATGTGGAAAGCATTAAGGCCAGATTGATAGTAGAGGGTGCCAATGGACCTACTTCTGCTAAGGCTGATACCGTGATTAATGATAAAGGAATTATGGTTGCTCCTGATATTTTGGCTAATGCTGGAGGTGTAACTGTTTCTTACTTCGAGTGGGTGCAAAACCGCTTGGGTTATAAGTGGACAGGAGAAAGAGTAAACAGAAGATCTGACAGGATTATGAAAGATGCCTTTGATAATGTTTATAAAACCTCGAAAGAATATAATGTTTCTATGAGAATAGCGGCTTATGTTGTAGCAATAGATAAAGTTGCTAAAACATACAAATATCGTGGTGGTTATTAA
- a CDS encoding phosphatidate cytidylyltransferase, giving the protein MTSILNKYSNFTQRVIAGMGGALVIISSICFSEWSYFVIFFSICIVTQLEFYKLVGLDGMLPLKTFGTICGACLFLLSFFIESGQIDSKYYFILFPIITCVYLIYLYRSKEVKPFRGIAFTFLGILYVAIPFSLLNVIAFEPGNYTFQLILGSLLILWSNDTGAYFTGVRYGRRKLFERVSPKKSWEGSVGGLLLAMTMAYALYYTTGILDLWHWMGIGLIIVIGGTYGDLVESLFKRSIEIKDSGRLIPGHGGFLDRFDGLLLSAPFITAFLKIF; this is encoded by the coding sequence ATGACATCAATATTAAATAAATACAGCAATTTTACTCAAAGAGTGATCGCTGGAATGGGCGGGGCTTTAGTGATTATCAGTAGTATCTGCTTTAGTGAGTGGAGCTATTTTGTAATCTTTTTTTCAATTTGTATAGTCACTCAACTAGAGTTTTATAAACTGGTGGGCCTGGATGGTATGCTGCCTCTTAAGACTTTCGGTACTATTTGTGGTGCTTGTTTGTTTTTACTGTCCTTCTTTATTGAAAGTGGACAGATAGATAGCAAGTATTACTTTATACTTTTCCCTATTATCACCTGTGTTTATTTAATTTATTTGTATAGAAGTAAGGAAGTAAAACCTTTTAGAGGAATAGCTTTTACTTTTTTGGGTATATTATATGTAGCAATACCTTTTTCGCTACTCAATGTAATCGCTTTTGAACCCGGAAATTATACTTTTCAACTTATACTAGGTTCATTATTAATTTTATGGTCTAATGATACTGGTGCCTATTTTACAGGTGTGAGATACGGCCGAAGAAAACTATTTGAACGTGTATCTCCAAAAAAGTCGTGGGAAGGTAGCGTGGGAGGCCTATTATTGGCTATGACCATGGCTTATGCACTCTATTATACTACGGGAATTTTAGACTTGTGGCATTGGATGGGCATTGGCCTCATTATAGTTATAGGCGGTACTTATGGTGACTTGGTAGAGTCTCTTTTTAAAAGAAGTATAGAAATTAAAGATTCTGGTAGGTTAATTCCCGGACATGGCGGATTTTTGGATCGTTTTGATGGACTTTTATTATCAGCTCCATTTATAACGGCATTTTTAAAAATTTTTTAA
- a CDS encoding CPBP family intramembrane glutamic endopeptidase: MNKFDNNIHLSSGVSSLTTAIFIFVLALIGSLLGSVVGVMLCVPFFQGSLTELSAALSNPQGYPDIKLVLFVSQAFGTLLGMVCLPWLYLKLVLKQDISIFFEKRIGIQPLILTVFIVLSFMMVNAIFIEWNSNLVFPEFLKGFEQWARAKEDQMAEMTEFLTEFNSIIEIVLAFIVIAVIAPIGEELVFRGFVQTLTHKFSKNIHVAIWVSAILFSAIHMQFFGFIPRLLLGALFGYLYYWSGNLIIPILAHLVNNGFTLVMVLLAQKEVIGYDIENTDTVPLPTVLIFAIITTGLLIYFRNYFFRRQVN, encoded by the coding sequence ATGAATAAATTCGACAATAATATACATCTCTCAAGTGGAGTAAGTTCCCTGACTACTGCTATTTTTATTTTTGTACTTGCTTTAATCGGTTCCTTATTGGGTTCTGTAGTAGGGGTGATGTTATGTGTGCCCTTTTTTCAGGGTTCATTAACTGAGCTCAGTGCGGCTTTATCTAACCCACAAGGGTACCCTGATATAAAACTAGTATTGTTTGTGAGTCAGGCTTTCGGCACGCTGTTAGGCATGGTTTGTCTCCCTTGGTTATATCTTAAGCTTGTCCTCAAGCAAGATATAAGTATCTTTTTTGAAAAAAGAATTGGCATACAGCCTCTTATATTAACCGTATTTATAGTGCTTTCTTTTATGATGGTAAATGCCATTTTTATAGAATGGAATTCAAACCTGGTATTTCCTGAATTTTTAAAAGGCTTTGAACAATGGGCTCGAGCTAAAGAAGATCAGATGGCAGAAATGACTGAATTTCTCACAGAGTTTAATAGTATTATTGAAATAGTTCTTGCATTTATAGTAATAGCTGTGATAGCTCCCATAGGTGAAGAACTGGTTTTTAGAGGTTTTGTGCAAACACTAACTCATAAGTTTAGTAAAAACATACATGTGGCCATTTGGGTGTCTGCTATTTTATTTAGTGCTATCCATATGCAGTTTTTCGGATTTATTCCTCGTTTGCTTTTAGGGGCATTGTTCGGTTATTTATATTATTGGTCAGGAAACCTAATCATTCCTATCTTGGCCCATTTAGTGAATAATGGCTTTACTCTGGTAATGGTTCTGCTGGCTCAGAAGGAAGTAATTGGGTATGATATTGAAAATACTGATACCGTCCCTTTGCCTACTGTGTTAATATTCGCTATTATTACCACAGGACTATTGATTTATTTTAGAAATTATTTTTTTAGAAGGCAGGTGAATTAA
- the dusB gene encoding tRNA dihydrouridine synthase DusB: MVKIGNIEIGDFPLLLAPMEDVSDPPFRAVCKENGADLMYTEFISSEGLIRNAAKSVEKLDIYDYERPIGIQIFGDKIESMREAASIAEEASPEMIDINYGCPVKKVAGKGAGAGILLDLPKMQKMTAEIVKQVNLPVTVKTRLGWDESTIKIIEVAQRLQDVGISALTIHGRTRKQMYKGEADWTKIAEVKNHPDIHIPIFGNGDIDSPEKAVEYKNKYGVDGIMIGRASIGYPWIFNEIKHFMKTGEHLPPPSIKDRVNAAQKHLNFSVEWKGDKKGIFEMRRHYTNYFRGIPHFKPYRTRLVESISHEEILGILSEIENNFTEVFAS, from the coding sequence ATGGTGAAAATTGGAAATATAGAGATTGGTGATTTTCCGCTTTTATTGGCTCCAATGGAAGATGTAAGTGATCCTCCCTTTAGAGCAGTATGTAAGGAAAATGGTGCAGACCTGATGTATACGGAGTTTATATCATCAGAGGGATTAATACGCAACGCTGCCAAGAGCGTAGAAAAACTAGACATCTATGATTATGAACGCCCTATTGGTATTCAGATTTTCGGAGATAAAATAGAGTCTATGCGAGAGGCGGCTTCTATTGCAGAGGAAGCCAGCCCAGAGATGATAGACATCAACTACGGATGTCCGGTAAAAAAAGTAGCAGGCAAAGGTGCAGGAGCCGGGATATTGCTTGACCTACCGAAAATGCAAAAAATGACTGCCGAAATAGTAAAGCAAGTAAACCTGCCAGTAACAGTAAAAACTCGCTTAGGATGGGACGAAAGCACTATTAAAATTATAGAAGTAGCTCAAAGATTGCAAGATGTAGGTATTTCTGCCCTTACTATTCATGGCAGAACCCGAAAGCAAATGTATAAGGGCGAGGCCGATTGGACCAAAATTGCTGAAGTTAAGAACCACCCTGATATACATATCCCAATTTTCGGAAATGGAGATATTGACTCTCCTGAAAAGGCCGTTGAATACAAAAACAAGTATGGTGTAGATGGCATTATGATAGGAAGAGCATCAATAGGCTATCCATGGATTTTTAATGAGATAAAACATTTCATGAAAACCGGCGAGCACTTACCTCCTCCTAGCATAAAGGACAGAGTAAATGCCGCCCAAAAACACCTTAATTTTTCTGTAGAATGGAAAGGTGATAAAAAAGGAATTTTTGAAATGAGAAGACATTACACCAACTATTTTAGAGGTATCCCTCATTTTAAACCCTACAGAACCAGACTGGTAGAATCTATATCACATGAAGAAATATTAGGTATTCTATCAGAAATAGAAAATAACTTTACAGAAGTGTTTGCCTCATAA
- a CDS encoding GAF domain-containing protein encodes MLDKEQLLSDQLQKFHEKVHNDADNIVKYFVLGYFVFGLLLSLVYYTWELGVVMGLVSLGLYYLVKTLASGTLFFRITVSFLLWNFPLQFILQLHGTYEMYFFYFVSLTVLLFYEDWVVLLPAVIYALATFVIIFFFEIYGSEYERFFTNVPDLTYKNALLHAGIMLLYAGLCALWAQLQKKQTEESAISNLQMQEQLQLMDTNINFADNISKGDLKAKYQADQPDKLGKALMEMRESLVEAADRESKERFVNVGLASIGDILRANSDDLTELCDKVIAELVKYMKVNQGGIFILEEDENGADRHLELRACRAYERKKYLQKRVEIGQGLVGQAAVEKKFIHLKEVPSDYVNITSGLGMATPNSLLLVPLQSNDELVGVLEMASFRPFQDFDIEFLEKVGESIASSVISAKTNQATKDLLLQSREMTEQMQSQEEEMRQNMEEMQATQEEMARTQRTLAAKEANFNALINNTTDSIITIDLDYNVVIMNAMQKSRYVGTQYEGLGEGSNALEMLGSVRDEWKEYYDRAFAGEMLKFVLKSSVRGEDTWREYYINPVRNDKNKIIGASIFSRDISDRKRMEVENHRMSQVMSSLLNTSNDMLLAIDSDYNLIVSNDRFKKGAPAIFGSEVKTGMSLLNGLDETQKKAVRAQYDRALAGESFEAKYEMGEGMLVNRCEPIINDEGEVYGIGILIHVESKEKMAS; translated from the coding sequence ATGCTAGATAAAGAGCAACTCCTTAGTGATCAGCTGCAAAAATTTCATGAAAAAGTTCATAATGATGCTGATAATATAGTCAAGTATTTTGTGCTAGGTTATTTTGTCTTTGGCCTATTGCTGTCCTTAGTTTATTATACCTGGGAATTAGGCGTAGTTATGGGCCTGGTGTCTTTAGGGTTGTATTATTTAGTCAAAACACTCGCTTCCGGTACACTGTTTTTCAGGATTACTGTTAGCTTTCTATTGTGGAATTTTCCTTTGCAATTTATTCTGCAGCTCCACGGCACTTATGAAATGTACTTCTTCTATTTTGTGTCACTCACAGTGCTTTTGTTTTATGAAGACTGGGTAGTGCTGCTTCCTGCCGTAATTTATGCTCTGGCTACTTTTGTAATTATATTTTTCTTTGAAATATATGGTTCAGAGTACGAGCGCTTTTTTACTAATGTACCCGACTTGACTTATAAAAATGCCCTTTTACATGCGGGTATTATGCTCTTATATGCGGGTTTATGTGCGCTGTGGGCGCAGTTACAAAAGAAGCAAACGGAAGAATCTGCTATTAGTAATTTGCAAATGCAGGAACAGCTTCAGCTGATGGATACCAACATCAATTTTGCAGATAACATAAGTAAAGGAGACCTAAAAGCGAAATACCAGGCAGATCAGCCAGATAAACTAGGTAAGGCGCTAATGGAAATGCGTGAAAGCTTGGTAGAAGCTGCTGATAGAGAATCAAAAGAAAGGTTTGTTAATGTTGGGCTTGCTTCTATTGGGGATATTCTCAGGGCTAATTCTGATGATCTTACCGAACTCTGTGATAAAGTAATAGCCGAGCTTGTAAAGTATATGAAGGTGAATCAAGGTGGGATTTTTATTTTGGAAGAAGATGAAAATGGGGCTGACCGACATCTTGAGCTCAGGGCTTGCAGAGCTTATGAAAGGAAAAAGTACTTACAAAAGAGAGTTGAGATCGGCCAGGGGTTAGTTGGCCAGGCAGCTGTGGAGAAGAAGTTTATTCATTTAAAAGAAGTGCCGTCAGATTATGTGAACATCACTTCTGGTTTAGGTATGGCTACTCCTAACAGTCTTTTACTGGTGCCACTCCAATCTAATGATGAATTGGTTGGGGTTTTAGAAATGGCTTCTTTCAGGCCTTTCCAGGATTTTGATATTGAGTTTTTAGAGAAGGTAGGCGAAAGTATTGCTTCTAGTGTTATTAGTGCTAAGACCAATCAGGCTACCAAAGACTTGCTTTTGCAATCTAGAGAGATGACAGAGCAGATGCAGTCTCAGGAAGAGGAGATGAGGCAAAATATGGAAGAGATGCAAGCCACGCAGGAAGAGATGGCTCGTACACAGCGTACCCTGGCGGCAAAGGAGGCCAATTTTAATGCTCTCATAAATAATACTACGGATAGCATTATTACCATAGATCTGGATTATAATGTGGTAATTATGAATGCTATGCAAAAGTCTCGCTATGTAGGTACTCAGTATGAAGGTTTGGGTGAAGGTTCTAATGCGCTTGAGATGTTGGGAAGTGTGAGAGATGAGTGGAAAGAGTATTATGATCGTGCTTTTGCTGGTGAGATGTTGAAATTTGTGCTTAAGAGTTCCGTACGTGGAGAGGATACTTGGAGAGAGTATTATATTAACCCAGTTAGAAATGATAAGAATAAAATCATAGGCGCATCCATATTCTCTAGAGATATTTCTGACAGAAAGAGAATGGAGGTTGAAAATCATAGAATGAGTCAGGTAATGAGCTCGCTATTGAATACCTCTAATGATATGCTCTTAGCCATTGATAGTGATTATAACCTTATTGTGTCTAACGACCGTTTCAAAAAAGGAGCCCCCGCTATTTTTGGTTCGGAGGTGAAAACAGGTATGAGCTTGTTAAATGGCCTTGATGAAACTCAGAAAAAGGCTGTAAGAGCCCAATATGACAGAGCGCTTGCGGGAGAATCTTTCGAGGCTAAATATGAAATGGGAGAAGGTATGCTGGTAAATCGCTGTGAGCCTATAATTAATGATGAAGGAGAAGTTTATGGTATAGGCATACTTATCCATGTGGAATCAAAAGAAAAAATGGCCAGTTAA
- the rplS gene encoding 50S ribosomal protein L19: protein MNDIIKSIEAEYSERRNSFPSFKAGDTVNVHVKITEGNKERIQQFQGTVIQRRHPNSNGETFTVRKVSNGIGIERIFPILSPSVEKIEVVRKGKVRRARLYYLRGRQGKAARIKEKL, encoded by the coding sequence ATGAATGATATTATCAAATCAATCGAGGCTGAATACAGCGAGAGAAGAAATTCATTTCCTTCTTTCAAAGCCGGTGATACAGTAAATGTACACGTAAAAATTACTGAGGGTAACAAGGAGAGAATCCAGCAGTTTCAAGGTACAGTAATCCAAAGAAGACACCCTAATTCTAATGGGGAGACTTTTACTGTAAGAAAAGTTTCTAATGGAATTGGTATTGAAAGAATATTCCCAATTCTTTCTCCAAGTGTTGAGAAAATTGAAGTAGTAAGAAAAGGTAAAGTAAGAAGAGCAAGACTTTACTACTTGAGAGGAAGACAAGGTAAAGCAGCTAGAATCAAAGAAAAGCTGTAA
- a CDS encoding sensor histidine kinase: MEDFKDKWLRARKELSEKEEELQAQHEELTAAIENVVSKNVQLEKVLAELKSRNKELDQIIYRTSHDLKSPITTLRGLMNLITQVSDSEEINSYAELARHTSLEMEKVLFLLTKYSWNLLDNIHWESVNIHELIHDAFHSLRFIDGVSDVNISLPKPTTHEPLVSDKERLKLVFFQVISNAVHFRNRSAESYIRIYVTSSADHLLVSVVDNGIGMSDEIKTKAFEMFFRGATLSKGPGLGLYISNQIITKLKGEISIESKVNLGSTVTIKLPFKLK; this comes from the coding sequence ATGGAGGATTTTAAGGACAAATGGTTAAGGGCAAGAAAAGAACTATCTGAAAAGGAAGAAGAGCTGCAGGCCCAGCACGAAGAGCTTACTGCCGCTATAGAAAATGTGGTAAGTAAAAATGTGCAGCTAGAAAAAGTTTTAGCTGAGCTGAAAAGCCGCAATAAGGAACTTGATCAGATAATATATCGCACTTCGCATGACCTTAAATCTCCCATAACTACACTGAGGGGGCTTATGAATCTTATAACACAAGTTTCTGATTCTGAAGAAATTAATTCTTATGCAGAGCTGGCTAGGCATACTTCTCTTGAAATGGAGAAAGTGTTATTTCTACTTACCAAGTACTCCTGGAATTTGCTTGACAATATTCATTGGGAGTCGGTAAATATTCATGAATTAATTCATGATGCCTTTCACAGCCTTAGGTTTATTGATGGTGTAAGTGATGTAAATATTTCATTGCCCAAGCCCACTACGCATGAGCCCTTGGTGAGTGATAAAGAGAGGTTGAAATTGGTTTTCTTTCAGGTGATTTCTAATGCAGTGCATTTTAGAAACCGAAGTGCAGAATCTTATATAAGGATATATGTTACTTCATCAGCTGATCATTTGCTGGTTTCTGTAGTAGATAATGGTATAGGTATGAGTGATGAAATAAAAACGAAAGCCTTTGAGATGTTTTTTAGAGGAGCTACTCTGTCTAAAGGGCCGGGGTTAGGTTTATATATTTCTAACCAGATCATTACCAAGTTAAAAGGGGAAATCAGTATTGAGAGTAAGGTTAACCTGGGAAGTACTGTTACTATAAAACTTCCATTTAAATTAAAATAG